The window CGCAGGCGCTCCACGAGAGCCCGCCGGTCCGCGGCGAGGGCCCGGGCCTCGCGCTGCACCCGGGAGTCCTCCGGCGTCACCCCTTCGTCTCCCCCCGCGGCCCGTGCTTCGTTGCGAGGCCGTCGAGATCGGCGAGGGCGCGGTAGTCCGTCATGTCCATGTGAAGAGGCGTCACGGAGACCCATCCCTCGGCCACGGCCAGAAGGTCCGTCCCCTCGGCTTTCGTGTCCACGAACGTCCCGCCGATCCAGTAGTAGGGCTTGCCGCGCGGGTCGATCTTCTCGACGATGTTCTCGCCGTAACGGCGCCGTCCCATGCGCGTCGGCCGGAATCCCTTCGGCGCCCCCGCGGGGATGTTCACGTTCCAGAGCGTGTCCTTCGCCGGCGGATGGTCCTTTGCCCACGCGATGAGCTCCCGGGCGGCGGACTCGGCGCCCGACCAGTCGACCGTGCCGACCGCGTCGCGCACGTAGTCGAGCGAGAACGCGATGGAGGTGACGCCGAGAAGCGTGCCCTCGAACGCGCACGCCACCGTGCCGGAATACGTCACGTCGTCGCCGAGGTTCGGGCCCGCGTTGATCCCGGAGAACACGAAGTCCGGCGGGTCCGCCTTCAGGATCGAGCAGAGCGCGATGTTGACGCAGTCCGTGGGCGTCCCGTCGACGATCCACGTCCGTTCGTCCTTCTGGCGCACGCGAAGTGGGCGGTGCATCGTGAGCGCGTGTGACGAGGCGCTCTGCTCGCGGTCGGGCGCCACGACGAACGTCTCGAACCCGGCCGCGCGGGCGGCGCGCTCGAGCGCCGCGAGGCCTTCGCTGTGGACGCCGTCGTCGTTCGAGATGAGGGCTTTCACGCGCGGGGCCCCTCGTAGACGACCTTGTTGCGTTCGGTCTCGTGGAGGACGACGCGCACGAGCCGCGCGGGCGCGACCGCGGGGGCGAGCTCGTCCCAGATCCTGACGGCGATGTTCTCGGCCGTGGGGTTCACGCCGGCGAGGAACGGGACGTCCACGTTCAGGTTCCGCCGGTCGCAGCGCCTGACGACGCGTTCGGACACGACCCGCTTGAGGTCCCCGAAGTCCATGACCCAGCCCGTCTCGGGCTGGACGGGTCCCTCGACGGTGACCTCGAGCTCGTACGTGTGCCCGTGGCCGTGAGGGTTGTTGCACTTGCCGAATATGCGGCGGTTCCACTCCTCGTCGCGCCCGTCCGTGTGGAGGCGGTGAGCCGCCGAGAAATGGGTCAGCGTCGTGATCCGGACGGCCGGGGCGCCGGTTCCGGCCGCCGCCGTCATCGGGTCCACCGCTCGCGCGCGCTCTCCCAGAGGCGCATCCGGCGGTAGACCTCGTCGGGCGTCGCGTCCACCCAGACCGTCTGCGAGTACGCAATCCCGCGGGCGCGCTGGCTCTCGCGCACGATGTGGTCGACCGCGTGCACCGCCGTGCAGGGCCGCGTCTCGAAGACCGGCGTCCCGTCGATGACGTCCCCGACCATGACGGCCAGCGCGGACACGCCGAGGAGCGTGAGGCACGAGGCGAGCTCCTCCTTCCCGTGCGCGACGGACTGGACCTCGGATGCACCGCCCGCCTCGAAACCCGCGGGGACGAACCAGCGAACCGAGAAGGCGAGCGGATCGCCCTCGTGTCCCCCCCGCAGATAGATCCTCTGTCCGTTCTCGATGGCGCCGGTCATGCCCGGAGTTTACGAGACGAACCCCTTTTCGAGCGTCCCTTGACGTTCGGCGTTTTCGGACCCATATCTTGATTGGCCCTGCGCGCCGGTCACGGCGGGGTTGGACGGGAGGAGGACGAAGGCAGGCGAAAGCCGGTTCCCGACGAACGACGGCCGACGGTCGACGCCGTTTCAAGGACACGCGCCGATTGGCGCAAGCCAACAAGGAATTCTCCTGATCCCCCCGACGCGGGGCGTAGCGAGCCCGAGGGAGCCGGTGCCCTCGGGCTCACGTGTTTTACGCCGGGACGCGGAAGCTCTGGAGCACCTTCATGTAGTTCGCGCGCTCGAAGGCCGCCGGGTCCGCGCTCGTGCGGTGGCTGACGGCGCCGGTCATCTGCGCGACGGACTCGTACTCGTGCTTCTCCATCCACTCGGCGAGCCCCTGCTTGAGCGCCGTGATCTGGCGCGGGCCGTGCCGGAGGATCGAAGAGACGATCTGGACGGCGTGAGCGCCCGCCATGATCGCCTTCACGAGGTCGATCGGCGTGTGGACGCCGCCCGTCTCCGCGAGAGAGCACCGTACGCGTCCCGACAGGATCGCGAGCCAGCGGAGCCTCAGGAGGAGGTCCGACGAGTCGGAGAGCTGCAGGGCCGGCACCGGCTCGAGGAGCTCGACGTCGATGTCGGGCTGGTAGAAGCGGTTGAAGAGGACGAGCCCGTCCACGCCCAGGTCGTCGAGCTGGCGTGCGACGTTCGCGAACGAGGAGAAGAACGGCCCCACTTTCATCGCGACGGGAATTCCAAGGCCGCGCTTGACGGTCCGGAGGATGTTCTCGACCTCGTGGTCGATCGCCGTGCCCGAAATGTTGGGGTCGGCGGCG is drawn from Acidobacteriota bacterium and contains these coding sequences:
- the surE gene encoding 5'/3'-nucleotidase SurE, translating into MGRARPRGRARAARARRPPRDRTQQGRLRGAPRVKALISNDDGVHSEGLAALERAARAAGFETFVVAPDREQSASSHALTMHRPLRVRQKDERTWIVDGTPTDCVNIALCSILKADPPDFVFSGINAGPNLGDDVTYSGTVACAFEGTLLGVTSIAFSLDYVRDAVGTVDWSGAESAARELIAWAKDHPPAKDTLWNVNIPAGAPKGFRPTRMGRRRYGENIVEKIDPRGKPYYWIGGTFVDTKAEGTDLLAVAEGWVSVTPLHMDMTDYRALADLDGLATKHGPRGETKG
- a CDS encoding 6-carboxytetrahydropterin synthase; the protein is MTAAAGTGAPAVRITTLTHFSAAHRLHTDGRDEEWNRRIFGKCNNPHGHGHTYELEVTVEGPVQPETGWVMDFGDLKRVVSERVVRRCDRRNLNVDVPFLAGVNPTAENIAVRIWDELAPAVAPARLVRVVLHETERNKVVYEGPRA
- a CDS encoding dihydroorotate dehydrogenase-like protein gives rise to the protein MDLRTTYLGLPLAHPLMPGASPLVDDLDTVKRLEDAGASAIVMHSLFEEQITHEREGIHRAMDIHAESFAEAMSYFPAPEEFHLGPDRYLEQIRKIRATVSVPVIASLNGVTDSGWLSYAKLMQDAGAHALELNVYRIAADPNISGTAIDHEVENILRTVKRGLGIPVAMKVGPFFSSFANVARQLDDLGVDGLVLFNRFYQPDIDVELLEPVPALQLSDSSDLLLRLRWLAILSGRVRCSLAETGGVHTPIDLVKAIMAGAHAVQIVSSILRHGPRQITALKQGLAEWMEKHEYESVAQMTGAVSHRTSADPAAFERANYMKVLQSFRVPA